In a genomic window of Zingiber officinale cultivar Zhangliang chromosome 9B, Zo_v1.1, whole genome shotgun sequence:
- the LOC122023086 gene encoding uncharacterized protein LOC122023086, which produces MWIREHLYFNGFSKNYLNWIWHGEAAEKDRLNSSVNQEPTDNCHDDFETVNLCEAAYDNHTENPEAFMKFLEEAEKHLYKGCKRYTKLSALVKLYNTKARHGMSDALFSDLLADFGDMLPDNHNLPSSIYEAKKTLSCLALSHEKIHACSNDCILYRKQYKDCVSCPKCGLSRWKLTKKNVEKKGVPAKVVWYFPPIPRFKRMFKSLETSRNLTWHADSTRVVGQLRHPVDSPSWELVDHMWPDFGSEPGNDIDVYLEVLVDDLQLLWEGVDRVYDAYRREVFTLKAVLLWTINDFPAYGNLSGCTTHGYYACPICGEDTYAKHLPNGKKMSFARHRRFLPRFHPYRRQIKEFNGMEELSEAGRPLSGIKLFDKLSDITCEFGKKTSVKGKIRKKAKENIVEDIEEEKYVGATNFNKCWKKKSIFFNLPYWKYLHVRHCLDVMHIEKNIFESLINTLMNIKGKTKDNVAARLDIVQMGIRPQLAPKIGEKRTYLPPAACSFTKNERLQVCRSLMDIKVLEGFSSNMKNLVCMDEMKLSSLKSHDSHVIMQHFLPIVIRNSLPKYVRYAVIRLCFFFKDICCKIIDVAKLDKLQSDLIVTLCLLEQYFPPSFFDIMLHLTVHLVREVQLCGPVYFRWMYPFERCMKVLKSYVGSRKYPEGCIVRRYAAEEAVEFCSEYLNDLDPVGVPKSLRDPNTSIPGFSASNSSIIVQQIDLQQAHLTVLENTEEISPYIMNACQVAAEIDSCNGGMTSSLRWLAHGPRVRVLKCDSYVINGNLYQTKERDDEKVCQNSGVSLLANTMLVCSAKDKNPVLENVTFYGVIEEIWELDYHQFQVPLFKCAWVSNDKGIQYNDECGFTLVNLNKRGHQKDEFVLASQVRQVFYVADPLNKGWSIVLQVPNRCYEGEEDLWTIIPEARPIDNVDIHWKRTMRPKKQRKIAKYDEPRVVEDTELHQDADGLAAAELRGETEIEQPPITGQKKTRGPTSMCRLIAAARWGKKSTIEYDDIGRPVYNENGKALQSFIDSVVRSMVPINIKSWPTVPENMK; this is translated from the exons ATGTGGATTCGGGAGCATCTTTACTTCAATGGTTTcagtaaaaattatttgaattggattTGGCATGGTGAGGCTGCGGAGAAGGATAGATTAAATTCGAGTGTCAACCAAGAGCCAACTGATAATTGTCATGATGATTTTGAAACTGTTAATTTGTGTGAGGCAGCGTATGATAACCATACAGAAAATCCAGAAGCATTTATGAAGTTTTTGGAGGAAGCCGAGAAGCACCTGTATAAGGGATGCAAACGTTACACAAAGTTGAGTGCACTTGTAAAACTATACAATACCAAAGCAAGGCATGGGAtgagtgatgctctattttcagATCTACTAGCAGATTTTGGGGACATGCTGCCAGATAACCACAATCTGCCATCGTCAATTTATGAAGCAAAGAAGACGTTGAGTTGTTTGGCTTTGAGTCATGAAAAGATTCATGCTTGTTCCAATGATTGCATCCTTTATAGGAAACAATATAAAGACTGCGTAAGCTGCCCGAAATGTGGCTTATCAAGATGGAAGCTAACCAAGAAAAATGTTGAGAAGAAAGGTGTTCCTGCCAAAGTGGTTTGGTATTTCCCTCCCATACCAAGATTTAagcgcatgtttaaatctttagaaACTTCCAGAAATTTAACATGGCATGCAGATAGCACAAGAGTTGTTGGTCAGTTACGCCATCCAGTTGATTCACCGTCATGGGAATTGGTGGATCATATGTGGCCCGACTTTGGAAGTGAG CCTGGAAACGATATCGACGTCTACCTTGAGGTTCTGGTTGATGATTTGCAGCTCTTGTGGGAAGGAGTTGATAGAGTTTATGATGCTTATCGAAGGGAGGTTTTCACTCTTAAAGCAGTTCTTTTATGGACCATCAATGACTTTCCTGCATATGGTAACCTTAGTGGATGTACTACACATGGTTATTACGCATGCCCAATATGTGGTGAGGATACTTATGCAAAGCACTTACCAAATGGGAAGAAAATGTCATTTGCTAGGCATAGACGATTCCTACCACGATTTCATCCATATCGGAGGCAAATAAAGGAGTTTAATGGCATGGAGGAACTTAGTGAAGCAGGTAGGCCATTATCTGGAATTAAGTTGTTTGACAAGCTTTCAGACATAACATGTGAGTTTGGAAAGAAAACAAGTGTGAAgggaaaaataaggaaaaaagcaAAGGAGAATATTGTGGAAGACATTGAAGAAGAAAAGTATGTTGGAGCTACAAATTTCAATAaatgttggaagaagaagtcaatTTTTTTCAATCTTCCATACTGGAAATACCTACATGTTAGGCATTGTCTCGATGTTATGCACATTGAGAAAAACATTTTCGAGTCTCTGATTAATACTTTGATGAACATCAAGGGAAAAACCAAGGACAATGTGGCAGCTAGGTTGGACATAGTTCAGATGGGAATTAGGCCTCAATTGGCTCCTAAAATTGGTGAGAAAAGAACATATCTACCTCCTGCAGCATGCTCATTCACAAAAAATGAGAGATTACAAGTATGTAGGTCATTAATGGATATAAAAGTTCTGGAAGGTTTCTCATCAAACATGAAGAATCTTGTCTGCATGGATGAGATGAAGCTGAGTAGCTTGAAATCACATGATTCTCATGTTATAATGCAGCACTTCCTGCCAATAGTCATACGCAATTCTCTGCCAAAATATGTTAGATATGCTGTCATAAGATTATGCTTCTTCTTCAAAGATATTTGTTGCAAGATTATCGATGTAGCCAAGTTAGATAAGCTGCAATCTGACTTGATTGTTACACTCTGCTTATTGGAGCAGTATTTCCCCCCTTCTTTCTTCGATATCATGCTCCACTTAACAGTTCATCTTGTTCGTGAAGTCCAATTATGTGGACCAGTCTACTTCAGatggatgtacccatttgaaagatgcaTGAAGGTGTTGAAAAGTTACGTAGGCAGTCGAAAATATCCAGAAGGTTgcattgttcggagatatgcagcAGAAGAAGCAgttgaattttgttcagaatatCTCAATGACCTTGATCCTGTTGGGGTCCCTAAATCACTACGTGACCCAAACACAAGCATTCCTGGATTCTCAGCAAGCAATTCATCAATCATCGTCCAACAAATTGATCTCCAACAAGCACACTTGACTGTTCTAGAAAATACAGAAGAAATATCTCCATACATTAT GAATGCATGTCAGGTGGCTGCTGAAATCGATAGTTGCAATGGTGGAATGACATCGTCATTGAGATGGCTGGCCCATGGACCACGTGTGCGAGTCTTAAAGTGTGATAGCTATGTCATAAATGGCAATTTATACCAAACAAAAGAGCGGGATGATGAGAAAGTTTGTCAAAACAGTGGTGTTTCTCTACTTGCCAACACGATGCTTGTTTGTAGTGCCAAAGATAAGAATCCCGTGTTAGAGAATGTGACtttttatggagttattgaaGAGATATGGGAACTAGACTATCATCAATTTCAAGTTCCTCTTTTCAAGTGCGCATGGGTATCAAATGACAAAGGAATACAATACAATGATGAATGTGGCTTCACCTTAGTTAATCTGAACAAACGAGGCCACCagaaggatgaatttgtgcttgcAAGTCAAGTTAGACAAGTATTTTATGTTGCTGACCCACTGAACAAAGGGTGGTCAATAGTGCTTCAAGTTCCAAATAGATGTTACGAGGGAGAAGAGGATCTTTGGACCATAATTCCCGAAGCTCGACCAATTGATAATGTTGATATTCATt GGAAAAGAACAATGCGTCCTAAAAAACAGCGAAAAATAGCAAAATATGATGAGCCACGTGTAGTTGAGGACACCGAACTACACCAAGATGCTGATGGGTTAGCAGCTGCAGAGCTACGAGGAGAGACTGAAATAGAACAACCTCCTATTACTGGGCAGAAGAAGACTCGGGGGCCTACATCAATGTGCAGACTTATTGCTGCTGCAAGATGGGGAAAAAAGTCGACGATTGAATATGATGACATAGGACGACCTGTGTACAATGAAAATGGGAAGGCACTACAATCTTTCATAGACTCTGTTGTTAGATCCATGGTGCCTATTAACATAAAGTCATGGCCCACTGTTCCAGAGAACATGAAATAG
- the LOC122023087 gene encoding uncharacterized protein LOC122023087: MEHYIILFMEDEEVDRSFLWRKAREDKSGNITNTETAEVAEKIDDLLDKKKRGEFISSGSNDVLTTALGSQEPYGRVRGVGGFVKPQVYFKTPRKKRELVSKALAENFKEQAEETKILKAEVEKLKALLARFMPETSDRVSERVASNKSSHMAVQILEYDVEVFECDNSFNQGKKMSFGSEE; this comes from the exons ATGGAACATTATATTATCCTTTTCAT GGAGGATGAGGAAGTTGATAGGTCATTCCTTTGGCGTAAGGCCCGCGAAGACAAATCTGGAAACATCACAAATACAGAGACTGCTGAAGTTGCTGAAAAAATT GACGATTTGTTGGACAAAAAAAAGAGGGGAGAGTTCATATCTTCTGGAAGCAATGACGTATTAACTACTGCATTAGGGAGCCAAGAACCTTACGGAAGGGTTAGAGGTGTAGGGGGATTTGTGAAGCCCCAAGTCTACTTCAaaactccaaggaagaagagggagtTGGTGTCAAAGGCTTTGGctgaaaacttcaaagagcaagcGGAGGAAACAAAGATTTTGAAAGCTGAAGTTGAAAAACTGAAGGCTCTTCTTGCTCGATTTATGCCAGAAACAAGTGATCGAGTTTCTGAACGTGTAGCATCTAACAAGTCATCGCACATGGCAGTTCAAATATTGGAATATGATGTGGAAGTTTTTGAATGCGACAATTCATTCAATCAG GGGAAAAAAATGTCATTTGGCTCTGAAGAATAA